The Streptomyces rimosus genomic interval CACCAGTCAGCTAGACCTGATACGGAAACGCTAACCAGCGCAAATGGGGGAGCGCGACTGAAGTATCAGAGGCTGTTTCCGCATCTGGACGATCGGCAGCGGCGAGACGGGGCCGAAGCCCGGGTGCTGGGACGGGGTGCGTCGGCTTGGCGGCAGGCGGAAAAGGGCCGCGGACGCGGATCTCGGTCTGTGATCCGCGCTGGTGGCACCTGTCGCACCGGATGCGTGCGGGGAGGTGATGTCGCCGCTGCGCTGGACGGCGAGGTCTCCCCGGAAGATCGCGGCCGACCACCCGCCCAGGGTGCAACGTCACCGGGGCGCCGCTGCTTGATGGCGGGTTGTGGAGCATCCGGGCATCGGCGTGGTCAGTCGTGCCGGCGTCGGCTCGCGGCTGTATCCGCCGGGGCGAGTCCGGCATGTCTCCTGGGGTGCCGCCCGCCTGGCACCAGGCGTGTTCGCGGCCGCGCTGGAGCCTGTGGGGTTCGCTGGTCTGGCTTCCGGCCGTTCGGCCTAGCGGGCCTGCCGTGGACAGCGCGCTCGGTCAGGGTGGGGCCGAGGGGCAGCCGAGACGGGGGTGACGAAGGATGGCAGGGATATGGGCAGGTGGAGCGGGATGCGGCGGCGGGGCCGGGGCCAGTCCGGGGTCCGCCTGATGGTCGTGGGAGTGCTGTTGACGTGTGGGGGATGGATCGGCGGGCCGGCGCTGCCTGCGGCGCCGTGGCAGGGAGGGCTGTGGGTCGACCCGGACAATGCTGCGCGCCGGGCGCTGGACGGCGTTGCGGGCGGGGGTGGGGCGGAGCGGGCTGTGCTGCGATGGCTGGCCGGGCAGCCGGTTGCGGTCTGGCTGACGCAAGGGGATCCGTTGCCGCGGGCCCGGGAGGTCAGTATGGCGGCCGAAGCCGTGGGGCGGGTGCCGGTGCTGGTGGCCTATCACATTCCGGGGCGGGACTGCGGCCAGCACTCGGCCGGGGGTGCTGCGGATGCGGCCGGGTACCGATGGTGGGTCGGCCGCCTGGCGGCGGGCCTGGGCGACCGGCGGGCGGTGGTGATCCTGGAGCCCGACGCGGTGGCGCAGGCCCTGACCGGTTGCGCGCCTGAGCAGCTGCGGCAGCGGCTGCTCGCCGAGGCGGTCGATACGCTCAAACACGGCCCCGGGGTGCGGGTGTATCTGGACGCGGGCAATCCCGGCTGGGTCCGTGACACCGACCGGCTGGCCGCCGCGCTGGCCGCTTCGGGTGGGCGGCGGGCCGACGGATTCGCGTTGAACGTCGCCAGTTTTCACACCACCCGGACCACGGTGGCGTACGGCGAAGAGATCTCCCGGGCGCTGGGCGGGGCGCACTTTGTGATCGACACCAGCCGTAACGGCAACGGCCCACCGCCGGCGGTGGCGGGCGCGGGCCCCAACGGCGGTGAGGCGTGGTGCAATCCGCCGGGCCGGGCGCTGGGGCGGCTGCCCACCGCGTCGACGGGGCACCCCCGCCTGGATGCCTATCTGTGGGTCAAGGTTCCGGGGGAGTCGGACGGCGCCTGCCGGGGCGGGCCGCCGGCGGGCCGGTGGTGGATGCCGTACGCCGTGGCTCTGGCGCACGCCGTGCCGGGGCAGGAGACGGCGCGGTCCGCGCACGCCGGGTCTGGGACGGATGGTGCCCGAGGCGGGACGGCGCGGTCCGCGCACGCCGGGGCTGGGACGGCTGGTGCCCGGGGCGGGACGGCGCCGGGCGATGCTGTCGGGTCTCTACGTCACCTGCAGCCAGCGGGCCGGTGATGGAGTACCGCGGGCGTCGGTGACGGTGAGCATGTACCAGCCGCTCGGGACCAGACCGGGGGAGCGGGGCACATTCACGCGCAGGCGGGTGCCGTGCTGGGCGATGTCCAGGGCGATGGAGCGCTGCTCGATGTCGGTGGTGTGGGTGACGGCGCTGGGACGCATCAGGCGGGCCGTACGGATGGCGGTGGCCGACTTGAGGGTGAAGGTGGCGTCGGCGCCGCGCGCGATGCGCGAGACACCGCCCAGCAGACGGGGGCGGTCGGTGCGGTAGAGGTAGGGCGGGGAGTAGACCTCGATGCGCTGTTCGAAGGAACCGGCCCGGGTGTTGGCCGCGTCGGCGAACAGGGGATCGGACCCGAAGGTGGCGATCCGGCCGTCGGGTAGCAACAGGGCCGCGGCGTGGTAGTTGCGGC includes:
- a CDS encoding glycoside hydrolase family 6 protein; this encodes MVVGVLLTCGGWIGGPALPAAPWQGGLWVDPDNAARRALDGVAGGGGAERAVLRWLAGQPVAVWLTQGDPLPRAREVSMAAEAVGRVPVLVAYHIPGRDCGQHSAGGAADAAGYRWWVGRLAAGLGDRRAVVILEPDAVAQALTGCAPEQLRQRLLAEAVDTLKHGPGVRVYLDAGNPGWVRDTDRLAAALAASGGRRADGFALNVASFHTTRTTVAYGEEISRALGGAHFVIDTSRNGNGPPPAVAGAGPNGGEAWCNPPGRALGRLPTASTGHPRLDAYLWVKVPGESDGACRGGPPAGRWWMPYAVALAHAVPGQETARSAHAGSGTDGARGGTARSAHAGAGTAGARGGTAPGDAVGSLRHLQPAGR